One window of the Sphaerochaeta associata genome contains the following:
- a CDS encoding ABC transporter permease: MFWKIVINDFKRKKAITLTVFILLTMAVVLGGSATTIVANLMQSMADLKEQAVPADIAQMHAGAYSQADIDAFTARQQQHIAAQETMVLLPVEPANVGYGEGKTLAGTIQDIFFVVQNKKFDFLLDLSNEKLAVKQGEVAVPIHFMVEHDLHIGDTLTVTTEGYTKAFTISDYVRDYEMNAAIASSKRFVVNQADFDAMLEKQTGELEYIIEFRLTEGGSAQAVQTAYIESGLPSNGPTVTSMVFMLFNAMSDAAIAMVVVLIGALLIVIAALSIKLTFLATMDEDLREIGVMKAMGLSKKDIKNVYLTKYRVMSLAAGLLGYGLSFGAVQLFSGNMRLFLSSELNGSLKYLLSLIAPIFVYLMIILYCKKVLRSIDSISAVQALRLESVDAREGRRNRFPLMRNTYLNTKIYLALRDVALRFRLYRLLLVIFVVSTFIVILPLNVYNTMNSPDFSTYMGIGKSDMRIDLRKTSTIDYDFQRLQEKLSSDPDIARYAAYITCYYQIQNAEGSWDYVSLETGDFSAFPLHYLEGRAPVGSGEIALSYANAAADGLNKQIGDEVVVKVNGSDTTLKVSGIYQDITNGGKTAKADTSLGLNEDAILWYIVNIDVLPHINVSEKMEYYQRAFPTAQVNDIREYTRQTLGNLIDQMKVVVIGGGAVAILIVVLITALFLKMLLSKDMSQIAIMRSVGMNCRHIRDHYMTGTIAILILGIIAGVVASHYLGSMIVSMAMSSMGIARIELIEVAWQTWLICPLILMVVVGFTVSVSCNATIDDDISVVLRS, encoded by the coding sequence CGACAACCATTGTTGCAAACCTGATGCAGTCTATGGCGGACCTGAAAGAACAAGCAGTTCCCGCCGACATTGCGCAGATGCATGCAGGAGCGTATTCGCAGGCTGATATCGATGCGTTTACCGCACGACAGCAGCAACACATCGCCGCGCAAGAGACAATGGTCCTTCTTCCTGTAGAGCCGGCCAATGTCGGCTATGGTGAGGGTAAAACCTTGGCTGGAACGATACAGGACATTTTCTTTGTGGTGCAAAACAAGAAATTCGATTTCCTGTTGGATCTCAGCAATGAGAAACTTGCTGTCAAGCAAGGGGAGGTCGCCGTTCCCATCCACTTCATGGTGGAGCATGACCTGCATATCGGCGATACCCTTACCGTGACAACCGAAGGGTATACGAAAGCCTTCACTATTTCTGACTATGTGCGTGACTATGAGATGAATGCAGCCATTGCCTCCTCCAAGCGTTTTGTCGTCAACCAAGCTGACTTTGATGCCATGCTTGAGAAGCAAACCGGTGAATTGGAATACATCATTGAATTCAGGCTGACCGAGGGCGGCAGTGCCCAGGCAGTACAGACTGCCTACATCGAGTCAGGGCTTCCTTCGAACGGCCCAACTGTCACTTCCATGGTCTTCATGCTGTTCAACGCGATGAGCGATGCAGCCATAGCCATGGTGGTTGTCTTGATCGGAGCCTTGCTCATCGTCATAGCGGCTCTCAGCATCAAACTTACCTTCCTGGCAACCATGGATGAGGACTTGAGGGAAATCGGGGTGATGAAGGCGATGGGGCTGTCGAAAAAGGATATCAAGAACGTCTACCTTACCAAATATAGAGTGATGTCACTGGCTGCAGGCCTGCTCGGCTATGGGCTCTCGTTTGGAGCAGTACAGCTTTTCAGCGGCAATATGCGGCTGTTTCTCTCCTCTGAACTGAATGGGAGCCTCAAATATCTTCTGTCTTTGATCGCGCCCATCTTTGTCTATCTCATGATCATCCTGTACTGCAAGAAAGTGCTGAGAAGCATAGACTCCATCTCAGCCGTCCAGGCATTGCGCCTTGAGAGTGTGGATGCAAGAGAGGGCCGAAGAAATAGATTCCCCTTGATGCGAAACACATACTTGAACACCAAAATCTATTTGGCGCTTCGGGATGTCGCTCTGCGTTTCAGGTTGTACCGGTTGCTGCTGGTAATATTCGTGGTAAGCACGTTCATCGTGATTCTTCCGCTGAACGTGTACAACACGATGAACTCCCCTGATTTCTCCACCTACATGGGAATCGGGAAATCGGATATGAGAATCGACCTGAGAAAAACAAGCACCATCGATTATGATTTTCAGAGATTGCAGGAAAAGCTCTCCAGCGATCCTGACATTGCAAGGTATGCAGCCTACATAACCTGTTACTACCAAATTCAGAATGCCGAGGGCTCCTGGGATTATGTCTCGCTTGAGACCGGCGATTTCTCTGCCTTCCCTTTGCACTATCTTGAGGGAAGAGCACCAGTGGGGAGCGGAGAAATAGCGCTTTCCTACGCAAATGCCGCTGCTGATGGGTTGAACAAGCAAATCGGGGACGAGGTTGTGGTCAAGGTCAATGGAAGCGATACAACACTGAAGGTATCAGGCATCTATCAGGACATAACCAACGGTGGAAAAACGGCAAAAGCAGACACAAGCCTTGGATTGAACGAAGACGCCATCCTTTGGTACATCGTAAATATCGATGTACTGCCGCACATCAATGTCAGCGAGAAGATGGAGTACTATCAGCGTGCGTTTCCAACGGCTCAGGTAAACGACATCCGAGAGTACACAAGGCAGACCCTCGGAAACCTCATCGATCAGATGAAGGTGGTGGTAATCGGCGGGGGCGCTGTGGCAATTCTCATCGTAGTACTTATCACCGCTCTATTTCTGAAGATGCTACTCTCAAAAGACATGTCCCAGATTGCAATTATGAGAAGTGTCGGGATGAACTGTAGACACATCAGAGACCACTATATGACGGGAACCATAGCGATTCTGATCCTTGGCATCATCGCCGGTGTCGTAGCATCCCATTACCTTGGGAGCATGATCGTAAGCATGGCAATGTCATCAATGGGCATCGCTCGGATAGAGCTCATCGAGGTTGCCTGGCAGACCTGGCTTATCTGCCCGCTCATTCTGATGGTGGTGGTCGGCTTTACCGTATCGGTGAGCTGCAACGCAACCATCGATGATGACATCTCAGTGGTCCTGAGAAGCTAG
- a CDS encoding ABC transporter ATP-binding protein, whose protein sequence is MQAIVEAKNLNKKVLLGKQNELHILKGVNLAVEEGEFVSVMGPSGSGKSTLLYTLSGMDGISSGSVTIQGREIGGLKEEDLAKIRLTTMGFIFQDINLLKNLSVIDNVMFPALVAKGADTHAVHEKAKKLLQMTGIESLADNAITQASGGQLQRAGICRALINDPAIIFGDEPTGALDSKSAAEIMALLADINQKGTTVVLVTHDAKVAAKTERIVYMLDGRIVAQKHMGPFDAHRDTIKEREEQVMKWLVENGM, encoded by the coding sequence ATGCAAGCAATAGTGGAAGCAAAAAACCTGAATAAGAAGGTTCTGTTGGGCAAACAGAATGAACTTCACATTCTCAAGGGAGTCAACTTGGCCGTTGAAGAGGGCGAGTTCGTATCGGTCATGGGACCGTCGGGGAGCGGAAAGTCTACGCTTCTGTACACCCTGAGCGGGATGGATGGAATTAGCAGTGGAAGTGTCACCATACAAGGTCGGGAGATCGGGGGCCTCAAGGAGGAGGATTTGGCGAAAATCCGACTCACTACCATGGGCTTCATTTTTCAGGATATCAATCTCTTGAAGAACCTCTCTGTGATCGACAATGTAATGTTCCCAGCTCTTGTAGCAAAGGGTGCAGATACCCATGCGGTTCATGAGAAGGCAAAAAAGCTTTTACAAATGACCGGCATTGAGTCTCTTGCAGATAATGCAATCACCCAGGCATCCGGGGGGCAGCTGCAACGGGCGGGTATCTGCCGGGCCTTGATCAACGATCCTGCCATTATCTTCGGTGATGAACCGACAGGGGCTTTGGATTCAAAATCGGCAGCCGAGATTATGGCCCTTCTAGCAGACATCAACCAGAAAGGAACGACTGTAGTGCTTGTCACCCATGACGCAAAGGTGGCTGCGAAAACCGAGCGGATTGTGTATATGCTCGACGGCCGTATTGTTGCACAAAAGCACATGGGGCCATTCGATGCACATCGAGACACTATCAAGGAACGAGAAGAACAGGTGATGAAGTGGTTGGTGGAGAACGGAATGTAG
- a CDS encoding NAD(P)H-dependent oxidoreductase: MKHVVVRECGDFDFPCGYELDLNKTELKDCLGCWSCWLKTPGRCVHSDLNEFYKAYLAADKVVIFSKVSHGFVSGNLKTLFDRIIPLYLPYLTFKSGESMHVPRYESYPEVEVYYEGEFSTPEDQTLYVEYIHRVFYQFYSTCKVVKPLSEFPVEERLG; encoded by the coding sequence ATGAAACACGTGGTTGTACGAGAGTGTGGTGACTTCGACTTTCCTTGCGGGTATGAACTTGATTTGAACAAGACGGAGCTTAAGGATTGCCTTGGATGCTGGTCCTGCTGGTTGAAAACCCCGGGGCGATGTGTCCATTCCGATTTGAATGAGTTCTATAAGGCCTATCTGGCTGCCGACAAGGTAGTGATTTTTTCAAAGGTGTCGCATGGGTTTGTCAGCGGTAATCTGAAAACGCTGTTTGACCGGATAATCCCGCTCTACCTTCCGTACTTGACCTTCAAGAGCGGGGAGTCGATGCACGTTCCGCGCTATGAATCGTATCCTGAGGTGGAGGTGTACTATGAGGGGGAGTTTTCCACCCCGGAGGACCAAACCCTCTATGTGGAGTACATCCATAGGGTTTTTTATCAGTTTTATAGCACCTGCAAGGTCGTGAAACCCCTATCCGAATTTCCTGTAGAAGAGAGGCTGGGATGA
- a CDS encoding NAD(P)H-dependent oxidoreductase encodes MKTIIINGSPKAAHGNTEVFITQFLKGMTNQSEVAYVAKTDRHQLARYIRSFDTVLFVMPLYIHAMPGIVMKLIECMESATGPGKSMGFLVQSGFMESAQSQYLERYLRAITKDLNYTYLGTVIRGGSAGISMMPESMNKKLFKQLNQLGACFECNGTFDRDIVKALGSVQSLSKGRCFLFEALGKVGLSDAIFWNGMLKNNKAFERRFDRPFV; translated from the coding sequence ATGAAAACAATCATTATCAACGGCTCACCGAAGGCGGCCCATGGGAATACCGAAGTCTTCATCACACAGTTCTTGAAGGGGATGACCAATCAGAGCGAAGTTGCCTACGTTGCGAAGACCGACCGTCATCAGCTTGCCCGATACATCCGAAGCTTTGACACCGTCCTGTTTGTCATGCCCCTCTACATTCATGCAATGCCCGGCATTGTGATGAAGCTGATCGAGTGCATGGAAAGCGCAACAGGGCCTGGAAAGTCTATGGGCTTTCTGGTGCAATCGGGATTCATGGAGTCGGCGCAGTCCCAATACCTTGAGCGCTATCTTCGCGCAATCACCAAGGATTTGAACTACACCTACCTTGGAACGGTGATTCGAGGAGGATCTGCCGGTATTTCCATGATGCCGGAGTCGATGAACAAGAAGCTGTTCAAGCAACTGAATCAGCTGGGAGCCTGCTTTGAGTGCAATGGTACGTTTGATCGGGACATAGTCAAAGCCCTTGGCTCTGTCCAATCGCTTTCCAAAGGCAGGTGCTTCCTCTTTGAAGCATTGGGAAAAGTCGGCCTCTCGGATGCAATTTTCTGGAATGGCATGCTCAAAAACAACAAGGCCTTCGAGAGGAGATTCGATAGGCCCTTTGTCTAG
- a CDS encoding DsbA family protein — protein sequence MKHITITNFTDPVCIWCWGTEPIFRALETHYPDLVEFRYVMGGLVDDINNFADPGNGIDAGAEGANEQIVEHWIEAVEVHGMPVKPEGFHLFSNEFPSTYPQNIAYKAAQIVDPGKADAYLRRIREATLTEAKVTGDVDVLIELACEVGLERAVFSKALKSKKAEQAFHADLRLNHEAGVEVFPSFLVEADGEGEPVLLRGFITYEEFKDVIRSLTQGTLLPTAASPSMEAIHALLAKHQKLAFEEVYKAFDFASREQAHHFLEDLIGKQILIKEEVGPSYFVRMGL from the coding sequence ATGAAGCACATCACCATCACCAACTTTACCGATCCTGTATGCATTTGGTGCTGGGGAACCGAGCCAATATTCAGAGCTTTGGAAACCCACTACCCGGACCTTGTCGAATTTCGGTATGTCATGGGCGGCTTGGTCGATGACATCAACAACTTTGCCGACCCGGGCAACGGCATCGATGCCGGAGCAGAGGGCGCGAATGAGCAGATCGTCGAGCATTGGATCGAGGCGGTAGAAGTTCATGGAATGCCGGTCAAGCCGGAAGGCTTTCACTTGTTTTCCAACGAGTTTCCCTCGACATATCCCCAAAATATTGCCTATAAAGCCGCCCAAATCGTGGACCCGGGTAAAGCGGATGCGTATCTGCGTAGAATCCGGGAAGCCACCCTCACCGAAGCCAAGGTTACCGGCGATGTGGATGTGTTGATCGAGCTTGCCTGTGAGGTTGGTCTTGAGCGTGCTGTTTTCAGCAAGGCTCTGAAGAGCAAAAAAGCCGAGCAAGCATTCCATGCGGACCTGAGACTAAACCATGAGGCCGGGGTGGAGGTGTTTCCAAGCTTTCTTGTAGAAGCTGATGGAGAGGGGGAGCCGGTGCTTTTACGGGGATTTATCACTTATGAAGAGTTCAAGGATGTTATCAGGAGCCTGACTCAAGGGACTCTGCTTCCGACTGCAGCATCCCCCTCGATGGAAGCGATTCATGCACTTTTGGCCAAGCATCAAAAACTTGCATTCGAAGAAGTGTACAAGGCTTTTGATTTTGCCTCCCGAGAGCAAGCGCATCACTTTCTGGAGGACTTGATCGGCAAACAGATTCTGATAAAGGAAGAGGTCGGACCCAGCTATTTTGTCAGAATGGGGCTGTGA
- a CDS encoding type II toxin-antitoxin system RelB/DinJ family antitoxin, translating into MANSLIQLRVDENLRLEAVEIFDKLGIDLPTAIRMFLVRSVLEKGIPFPMKLEDDSITRNAIFAMKEASRLAKEHGISEMTLEEINAEISDARK; encoded by the coding sequence ATGGCAAACTCATTGATTCAACTTCGAGTTGATGAAAACCTTCGATTGGAGGCAGTAGAAATTTTCGATAAGCTAGGCATTGATCTTCCTACTGCGATTCGAATGTTCCTCGTTCGTTCAGTTCTCGAGAAAGGAATTCCGTTTCCAATGAAGCTGGAAGATGATTCCATTACCCGCAATGCAATCTTTGCCATGAAGGAAGCAAGTCGTCTGGCAAAGGAACATGGGATTTCTGAAATGACGCTGGAAGAGATCAATGCAGAGATTTCCGACGCTAGAAAGTAA
- a CDS encoding putative toxin-antitoxin system toxin component, PIN family, with the protein MVIDTSVLVSAMIKYDSNPGQVIEFAFKGEFIPVLNEQIFSEYKEVLARPKFKLTEELISFIIDGIVDKAVMIEAEEIKVDLPDPKDVIFYAVTMEAKKLTDIYLVTGNLKHFPSRSFIVTPKQLLEVLSLRR; encoded by the coding sequence GTGGTTATTGATACAAGTGTCTTGGTCTCTGCAATGATTAAATACGATTCAAACCCAGGTCAAGTTATTGAATTTGCATTCAAGGGAGAATTCATACCTGTTCTCAATGAGCAAATCTTTTCCGAATATAAAGAAGTGCTGGCTCGTCCGAAGTTTAAGCTCACAGAAGAACTGATATCCTTCATTATTGATGGAATCGTGGATAAAGCTGTGATGATTGAGGCAGAAGAAATCAAGGTTGACTTGCCTGATCCTAAGGATGTGATTTTCTATGCAGTTACTATGGAAGCGAAGAAGCTGACTGATATATATCTTGTAACAGGAAATTTGAAACATTTTCCAAGCAGGTCTTTTATTGTTACTCCAAAGCAACTACTCGAAGTGCTTTCGCTCCGACGATAG
- a CDS encoding ester cyclase, producing the protein MTADEQKDRIRYFYEVVVSQNQLDRLYDYVADDCTVRVGETEYACGIAGMREHLQAIRVTYPDYSMRIIRQHCDGEYVISEFIMQGKHEGQWIGIKPTGRTLSFNGVDIDRMVDGKIVEHGGAVNTFETLLENRLIQPV; encoded by the coding sequence ATGACCGCAGATGAACAGAAAGACAGGATACGGTACTTCTATGAAGTAGTGGTTTCACAAAATCAGTTGGATAGGTTGTACGACTATGTTGCTGATGACTGTACGGTACGGGTGGGAGAAACAGAGTATGCCTGTGGAATTGCCGGAATGAGAGAACACCTCCAGGCAATCAGGGTTACGTACCCCGACTACTCTATGCGCATCATCCGTCAACACTGTGACGGGGAGTATGTAATCTCTGAATTCATTATGCAGGGGAAGCATGAGGGGCAATGGATCGGCATCAAGCCGACGGGGCGAACCTTGAGTTTCAATGGAGTCGACATCGACCGGATGGTTGATGGAAAAATCGTTGAACATGGCGGTGCGGTCAATACATTTGAGACGCTTTTGGAGAATCGGTTGATACAGCCGGTGTGA
- a CDS encoding DUF1905 domain-containing protein encodes MYSFDAIIEKVPDQDGAYLAVPIDIKQVFGKGRLKVHATFDGHPYDGSVVNMGLANADGSIRYIIGVRKDIRKSIGKEPGDMIKVTLQQREV; translated from the coding sequence ATGTACAGCTTTGATGCAATCATAGAGAAGGTGCCCGATCAGGATGGAGCCTATTTAGCAGTTCCAATCGATATCAAGCAGGTGTTCGGAAAGGGAAGGCTTAAGGTGCATGCCACCTTCGATGGGCATCCGTATGACGGTAGCGTAGTGAACATGGGCCTTGCAAATGCCGATGGCAGCATCCGCTACATCATCGGTGTCCGTAAGGACATCCGGAAAAGCATTGGAAAAGAACCGGGAGACATGATAAAGGTGACGCTCCAACAAAGGGAGGTCTGA
- a CDS encoding iron chaperone — MWTCEKCGRSFQKTNQSHSCGKSEPTIEAYIASQPESIRLLLSELHQAIGSSIPEAEHRMSWGMPTYWKGGNIIHFYGHAKHVGIHIGLDVLVHFQARLSAYKTGKGSVQFPYDKPIPYALIAEMARWSYETLQARH, encoded by the coding sequence ATGTGGACGTGTGAAAAATGTGGCCGTAGTTTTCAGAAAACCAATCAGAGTCATAGCTGCGGGAAAAGCGAGCCTACCATTGAGGCCTATATAGCATCCCAGCCAGAATCAATCAGGCTTTTGCTTTCCGAACTGCATCAGGCCATCGGTTCATCAATTCCCGAAGCAGAGCACCGTATGTCCTGGGGTATGCCCACTTACTGGAAAGGGGGCAACATTATTCACTTCTACGGTCATGCCAAGCATGTGGGAATCCATATCGGATTGGATGTACTTGTCCATTTTCAGGCTCGGTTGAGTGCATACAAGACCGGCAAGGGCTCGGTACAGTTTCCCTACGACAAGCCCATCCCCTATGCCTTGATCGCCGAAATGGCAAGGTGGAGTTATGAGACACTGCAAGCTCGACATTGA
- a CDS encoding class I SAM-dependent methyltransferase — translation MRHCKLDIEALIQQTEHPKPYDRGKDSMWTDPYISEKLLAIHLDPSVEAASRSPKAIEATLDYIQKLVPRGASILDLGCGPGLYTHQLAKRGYEVTGVDFSSVSLDYARQRRDEEGLCITYLKQDYRSLKLDQTYDLIMMIYCDFGALVPEEQHHLASLIKQHLKEGGLFLFDSITEVGIKQMHFNASYSFSKGEGFYSPEPYLCLDRNFHFPDQCAVLEQHFIIFEDGETKLYRFWNHYFSNDQIKALGFSRISRQAGLLYGHGPYNNEEVVFYAVQP, via the coding sequence ATGAGACACTGCAAGCTCGACATTGAAGCATTGATACAGCAAACCGAGCATCCCAAACCGTACGACAGGGGAAAGGACAGTATGTGGACCGATCCCTATATCTCGGAAAAGCTGCTTGCAATACACTTGGACCCCTCTGTAGAGGCGGCAAGTCGTTCCCCGAAGGCCATCGAGGCGACGCTCGATTATATCCAGAAACTCGTGCCTCGGGGTGCATCCATCCTCGATCTGGGCTGCGGGCCCGGCCTCTATACCCATCAGCTTGCAAAGCGGGGCTATGAAGTGACCGGCGTGGACTTCTCTTCGGTCTCCTTGGACTATGCAAGACAAAGACGTGATGAGGAAGGTCTTTGCATCACCTACCTGAAGCAGGACTATCGGAGCCTGAAACTCGATCAAACGTATGACTTGATCATGATGATTTATTGCGACTTTGGAGCTTTGGTGCCTGAAGAGCAACACCACTTGGCCTCACTGATCAAGCAGCATCTGAAAGAGGGTGGCCTATTCCTCTTCGACTCCATCACCGAAGTAGGAATAAAGCAGATGCACTTCAATGCTTCCTACAGCTTCTCCAAAGGTGAAGGGTTTTACAGTCCCGAGCCCTACCTATGCCTGGACAGGAATTTCCATTTCCCTGACCAGTGTGCAGTGCTGGAGCAACACTTCATTATCTTCGAGGATGGCGAAACCAAGCTCTATCGCTTCTGGAACCATTACTTCTCAAACGACCAAATCAAAGCGCTGGGCTTTTCACGCATATCCAGGCAAGCAGGCTTGCTCTATGGACATGGACCGTACAACAACGAAGAGGTAGTTTTTTATGCAGTACAACCTTAG
- a CDS encoding GNAT family N-acetyltransferase: MQYNLRPLKQEEYSLLEDFLYDAIFVPVGEEVLPRSVLLEPSIQNYYQDFGRAHDYCLVAEQEGKLLGAVWARVLSGPVKGYGYVDEHTPELAISVQNEFRGMGIGTALLRAMLDLLQRAGYGQTSLSVQKENPAADLYKRLGFTTLEEKDEDYLMLYAFAR, from the coding sequence ATGCAGTACAACCTTAGGCCGCTCAAACAAGAAGAGTATTCTTTGCTTGAGGACTTTCTCTACGACGCCATCTTTGTTCCTGTCGGGGAGGAAGTTCTGCCTCGGTCGGTCCTGCTTGAACCCTCCATCCAAAATTACTATCAGGATTTTGGAAGGGCGCATGACTACTGCCTTGTTGCAGAGCAGGAGGGTAAACTTCTAGGAGCCGTCTGGGCAAGAGTGCTGTCGGGGCCTGTGAAAGGGTACGGCTATGTGGATGAGCATACCCCTGAACTTGCCATTTCTGTACAGAATGAATTTCGCGGGATGGGCATAGGTACTGCATTGCTTCGTGCAATGCTCGATTTGCTTCAAAGGGCGGGGTACGGACAAACCTCCCTCTCGGTTCAGAAGGAAAATCCTGCAGCGGACCTCTACAAACGCCTTGGATTCACCACCCTTGAGGAAAAGGATGAGGATTATCTGATGCTGTATGCCTTTGCTCGGTAG
- a CDS encoding M23 family metallopeptidase — protein MFLYRLSVFSKWAKYIGLLSYLLSLFSDYALFSYLTLFALFVVVEIALNASVFFGSIALLWGMLVIKRRYRNKLPSVETFRSSVIYSLPFEGHWAVVNGGFTQEYSHSWNIPVQRYAYDFLQMESGRSYSGNEREVGSYYCYDKAILSPADGVVVKVNNRSNDSLILGKGRYFNRSNHIAGNYVIIKHAEDQYSLLAHLKKDSIVVKAGEKVVRAQTLARCGNSGNSTEPHLHFHLQNGPNFYTSVGLPIRFSDITIQPCQLDGRPVMPLPSIPDGFISRGYIVQNG, from the coding sequence ATGTTTCTTTACAGGCTCTCTGTGTTCAGCAAATGGGCCAAGTATATAGGCCTTCTTTCTTACCTGCTCTCCTTGTTCAGTGACTATGCCCTGTTCTCCTACCTTACGCTGTTTGCCTTGTTTGTGGTGGTGGAGATAGCCCTCAATGCATCGGTGTTCTTTGGGTCGATTGCACTGCTGTGGGGCATGCTTGTGATCAAGAGGCGGTACCGGAACAAGCTACCTTCGGTGGAGACTTTTCGCAGTAGTGTAATCTACAGCCTTCCCTTCGAAGGGCATTGGGCCGTTGTCAACGGTGGCTTTACCCAGGAGTACTCACACTCATGGAATATTCCCGTCCAGCGCTATGCCTACGACTTTTTGCAAATGGAGAGCGGACGTTCCTATTCAGGGAATGAACGGGAGGTAGGAAGCTATTACTGCTACGACAAGGCGATTCTGTCTCCTGCAGACGGGGTGGTGGTGAAGGTGAACAACCGCTCAAACGATAGCCTAATATTGGGAAAGGGTAGGTATTTCAACCGGTCAAACCACATTGCAGGCAACTATGTGATAATAAAGCATGCAGAGGATCAATACAGTCTTTTGGCCCATTTGAAGAAGGACAGCATAGTGGTCAAGGCCGGTGAAAAGGTTGTTCGAGCTCAGACGTTGGCACGATGCGGGAATAGTGGAAACTCCACTGAACCGCATCTGCATTTTCATCTGCAGAACGGACCGAATTTCTATACCAGCGTCGGCCTTCCCATTCGTTTCTCCGACATAACAATCCAACCCTGCCAGTTGGATGGCCGGCCTGTCATGCCTCTGCCCTCGATTCCAGACGGGTTCATCAGCAGAGGCTATATCGTGCAAAATGGATGA